The DNA sequence GATCACACCGGTGCTGTTGTAGTTGACCAGAACCAGGCCCAGGATCGCCACCAACATGATCAGGCCGCTGGCCTGGGTGTAGATGAAGAACTTGGTCGCCGCGTAGATCCGGGTCTTCTTGCCGTCCGACGAACTATGACCCCAGAGCGCGATGAGGAAATACATCGGCACCAGCATCATTTCCCAGAAGAAGAAGAACAGGAACAGGTCCAGGGCCAGGAACACGCCGACGACGCCGCCCAGGATCCACATCAGGTTCAGGTGGAAGAAACCCACGTGACGCTGGATCTCTTTCCACGAGCAGAGCACCGAGAGGACGCCGAGCAGGCCGGTCAGCAGGATCATCAACAGCGACAGGCCGTCGAGGGCCAGGTGCACGTTGATGCCGAAGCGCTCGATCCAGGGCAGCTTGAACTCAAGCGCCCAGGCCGGTTCAGCGCCCGGAGCGGGCGCCAGGGTGTAGTTGCCGTTGGCCCACAGCCAGAGGCCGAGGGCCAGCAGCGTGGACATGGTCAGCAGCGCGATCCAGCGTGGCAGGGTGGCGCCGAAGCGCTCACCCACCCAGCAGAGCAAGCCGCCGATAAAGGGGATCAGGATCAGCCAAGGCAAAATCATGACGGGCTCAATTCCTTTCGCAAATTCGCAAGGTTCATATCAGATCGCAGCCAGTACTACGGCGCCGAGCACCAGCACTGCGCCTGCGGCGATGGAAGCTGTATACCAACGCAGCTGACCGGTTTCGGTACGGCTCATGGCGGAGTGGCCGCCTTTTGCCATGCGTGGAATCAGGCCGATACTGCGGTCGATCGGGTCCCGGCGCAGCACATGGATGATCAACAGGTAAGGTTTGACGAACAGCTTGTCGTAGATCCAGTCGAAGCCCCACGCAGCGAACCACCAGGCCGAAAGCATACGCCCCGGCGCGCTGTTGGCGACGGCAGTGGCGAAGCGACGCTTGCCCAAGAACAGCATGGCCGCCAGCAGGATACCGGCAATGGCGATGGCGCCCGAGGCGATTTCCAGGCTGTGCTTGGCTTCGCCACCGGCATGGCCGACGCTTTGCGGCAGTACGCCAGCCAGTGGTGGCGAGATCAGGGCGCCGACAAAGGTCGACAGCACGATCAGCACGCTCAGTGGCAGCCAGTGGGTGATGCCGTGGCCTGCGTGCGCTTCGGTCTTGGCTTCACCGTGGAAGGTGATGAAGATCAGGCGGAAGGTATACAGCGAGGTCATGAAGGCACCGACCAGGCCGGCATACAGCAGACCCTGATTGCCACTGGCGAACGCTTCCCAGAGAATTTCATCCTTGGAGTAGAAGCCGGCGGTCAGCAGCGGCAGGGCAGCCAGGGCGGCACCACCGACGATGAAGCTGGCGTAGGCCAGCGGGAGCTTCTTCCACAGGCCGCCCATCTTGAAGATGTTCTGCTCGTGGTGGCAGGCAACGATCACCGAACCCGAGGCAAGGAACAGCAGGGCCTTGAAGAAGGCGTGGGTCATCAGGTGGAAGATCGCGCCTTCCCAGGCGCCGACGCCCAGGGCCAGGAACATGTAGCCGATCTGGCTCATGGTCGAGTAGGCGAGGATGCGCTTGATGTCGGTCTGGACCAGCGCGGCGAAGCCAGCCAGGACCAGGGTCACCCCACCGACGATTCCCACTAGATGCAGGATGTCCGGCGCCAGGGCGAACAAACCGTGGGTACGGGCGATCAGGTAGACACCGGCGGTCACCATGGTTGCCGCGTGGATCAGCGCCGAAACCGGCGTCGGGCCAGCCATCGCGTCCGCCAGCCAGGTTTGCAGCGGCAGTTGCGCGGATTTACCGACAGCGCCGCCCAGCAGCATCAGGGTCGCCAGGACGATCCAGAAGTCACCGACCTTGAAGTGCTCAGGCGCCTTGACCAGCAGTTCCTGGACATTGAGCGTGCCCAGTTGCTGGAACAGGATGAACAGGCCAATGGCCATGAACACGTCGCCGACGCGGGTGACGATGAAGGCTTTCAGTGCGGCGTTGCCGTTGTTGCGGTTGCTGTAGTAGAAACCGATCAACAGGTAACTGCACAGGCCCACGCCTTCCCAGCCGAAGTAGATGAACAGCAGGTTGTCGCCCAACACCAGGAACAGCATGCTGGCGATGAACAGGTTCATGTAGGCGAAGAACCGCGAATAGCCCGCTTCACCGCGCATGTACCAGGAGGCGAACAGGTGGATCAGGAAACCCACCCCGACCACCACGCCGAGCATGGTGATCGACAGGCCGTCGACGTACAGGGCGAAGTTGGGCTCGAACCCGTCCACTGACATCCAGCGCCAGAGCACCAGGGTGTAGTGGCCGGCCTCGGGCGGCGCCACATTGAACTGCCAGATCACATAGGCGGCGACGATGGCCGAGAGGCCAACGGAGCCGACGCCGATCAGCGCAGACAGGTTTTCGGAAAGGCGCCCGCGGGAAAACGACAGCAGCAGGAAGCCGATCAGAGGGAATACGAACGTCAGATAGATAAGGTTCATCCGCGCATCTCGCTGGCAGCGTCGATATCGAGAGTGTGGAAGCGGCGATACAGCTGCAACAGGATCGCCAGGCCGATACTGGCCTCGGCAGCTGCAAGGCTGATCACCAGGATGAACATGATCTGCCCATCCGGCTGCGCCCAACGGCTACCGGCGACGATGAAGGCCAGGGCGGAGGCATTCATCATGATCTCCAGGCTCATCAGCACGAAGAGAATGTTGCGGCGCACCATCAGGCCGACCAGACCCAGGCAGAACAGGATGCCGGCGACGGCCAGGCCATGTTCAAGAGGAATTGCAGGCATGTTCTTACTCCTTCGCCTCGGCGCGGCCGAGATGGAAAGCCGTCACCGCTGCAGCGAGCAGCAGCATGGAAGCCAGTTCCACGACCAGCAGGTACGGGCCGAACAGGCTGATACCCACCGCCTTGGCATCAACGGTGGTGTGCCCGATACCGGCTGCGCTTGGTTCGGCGAACAGTACATACAGCAGTTCGGCCATCAGCAAGACAGCGAGGAAAACAGGGCCCGCCCATATGCCCGGCTTGAGCCAGGCGCGTTCCTGCTGCGCCGAGGCCGGGCCAAGGTTGAGCATCATCACCACGAAGACGAACAGCACCATGATGGCGCCGGCGTAGGCGATCACTTCCAGAACCCCGGCGAACGGTGCGCCGAGGCTGAAGAAGGTCATGGCCACCGAGATCAGCGAAATGATCAGGTAGAGCAGGGCGTGCACGGGGTTGGTGTTGGTGATCACCCGAAGGGTGGACACCACAGCGACACCGGATGCGAAATAGAAAGCGAATTCCATCTTTCTTCCTTAAGGGAGCAAGCTCTTCACGTTGATCGGCTCGGCTTCGTTCTGCGCAGCGCCTTTCGGCTTGCCGGCAACGGCCATACCTGCAACACGATAGAAGTTGTAGTCAGGGTACTTGCCGGGGCCGGAGATCAGCAGATCTTCTTTCTCGTACACCAGGTCCTGACGTTTGAACTCGGCCATCTCGAAATCCGGTGTCAGCTGGATCGCGGTGGTCGGGCAGGCTTCCTCGCAGAGGCCGCAGAAAATGCAGCGCGAGAAGTTGATACGGAAGAACTCGGGGTACCAGCGACCGTCGTCGGTTTCGGCTTTCTGCAGCGAGATGCAGCCAACCGGGCACGCAACGGCGCACAGGTTACAGGCTACGCAGCGTTCTTCGCCATCGGGGTCACGGGTCAGGACGATACGGCCACGGTAGCGCGGCGGCAGGTAGACCGGTTCTTCCGGGTATTGCAGGGTGTCACGCTTGCGAAAGCCGTGACCGAAAATCATCACCAGGCTGCGCAGCTGAGTGCCCGTGCCTTTAATGATGTCACCAATATATTTGAACATGGGTCAAATCCTCACTGAGCCGCGACAGCAGGCGTGTTCAACAACACGACAGCGGCGGTGACCAGCAAATTGATCAGGGTCAGCGGCAGGCAGAATTTCCAGCTGAAATCCATCACCTGGTCATAGCGCGGGCGCGGGATAGAGGCGCGCAGCAGGATGAACAGCATGATGAAGAACGCGGTCTTCAGGGCGAACCAGACGAACGACAGTTGCGGCAGGATACCGAATGGGCCATGCCAGCCACCGAAGAACAGGGTCACCAGCAGCGCCGAGATCAGGATGATCCCGATGTACTCACCGACGAAGAACATGCCCCATTTCATGCCGGCATACTCGATGTGGTAACCGTCGGCCAGTTCCTGTTCCGCTTCCGGCTGGTCGAAGGGGTGACGGTGAGTCACGGCCACGCCGGCGATGAAGAAGGTACAGAAGCCGAAGAACTGCGGAATGATGAACCACAGGTTCTGCGCCTGATACTCGACGATGTCGCGCATGTTGAACGAGCCGACCTGGGCCACGATGCCCATCAGCGCCAGGCCCATGAACACTTCGTACGAGACGGTCTGGGCCGAGGCCCGCAGGCTGCCGAGCAGGGCGTACTTGTTGTTGCTCGACCAACCGGCGAACAGCACGGCATACACCGACAGGCCGGCCATGGCGAAGAAGAACAGCAAGCCGATGTTCAGGTCCGCGATACCCCAGGTCGGGGTCAGTGGAATGATCGCGAAGGCGATCAGCAAGGCGCTCATGGCCACCACCGGCGCCAGGGTGAAGATCACCTTGTCGACGAAGGGTGGGTTCCAGTCTTCCTTGAAGAACATCTTCAGCATGTCGGCAGCGATCTGGAACATGCCGAACGGGCCGACGCGGTTCGGACCATAACGGTCCTGCCACCAGCCCAGCAGACGGCGCTCGACGAAACTGAGCAGTGCACCGCAGACCACCACGGCGAGCATGATGACGAGGGCTTTGACGACTGCAATGATCACATCGATCACTTCAGGGGTGAACCAGGTCATAGTGCTGCCTCCTGCAGGCCTTCAACGGGTTGGCCGAAGATCGCTGGCGGAATCCCGGCAAGGCCCGAAGGCAGCGCGATCAAACCTGCACCCAGTTCTTCATTGATGCGCAGCGGCAGACGCAGCGTCTGGCCGGCGATGGTGAAGCTCAGCATGGCACCGTCGTTGACGCCCAGGCGGTCGGCTTCGGACTTGGCCAGCGCCACGTAGGCGGCCGGGATGCGCTCTTGCACGGGAGCTGCGCGCGAGGAGTTCTCTTCGCTGCCGAACAGGTGGAAGAACGGGACTGCTTGCCAGGTGCCACGGGCCGGCGAGAACGCGCGCGGAACGTTGGCGAACCAGCTCAGCTTGTCGCCCTTGCTTTCGATCAGGCGGGTGCCCGGGTCGCCGGCACGCAGGTGACCACCGACTTCGTCCTGGAACTTGTTCCACGCCTGTGGCGAGTTCCAGCCCGGAGACCAGGCGAACGGCACCTGTTGGCGCGGTTCGGCCGAGCCCGAGTAACCTTCCATGGAGAAGGCGAACGAGGAGTCGTTGTCCTGGGTGGTCCGCGGTTCGTGCACGCTGATGTTGGCGCGCATGGCGGTACGACCACTGTAGCGCAGCGGCTCGCGCGCCTGTTTCAGGCCCTTGATACGGAACGAAGCCGAAGGGGCGGCGTTGACGATCCCGGCCAATTGCGGTGCGCTGCTGGCGCAGGCGGCAGTCACGTGATCCAGCTGGGTCCAGTCCACCGACTTGTTCAGCAAGGTTGCGCGCAGGGCGTGCAGCCAGCGCCAGCCTTCGTGGATCAGAATGCTGGCGTCCAGGTAGGTGGGGTCGAAAACCTGGAAGAAACGCTGGGCACGGCCTTCCTGGCTGACCAGGGTGCCGTCGGCTTCGGCGAAGCTCGCCGCTGGCAGGACCAGGTGTGCACGGTCTGCGGTGCGGGTTTTCTGGTGGTCGGCGACGATCACCACTTTCGCGGCGTTGAGCGCAGCGTCGACCTTGGCGGCATCGACGCGGGTGTACAGGTCGTTTTCCAGCACGACGATAGCGTCGGCCTTGCCATCGATGACCGCTTGCATGGCCGCGTCGACGGATTCACCGCCGAGCAGGGCCAGGCCGAGGCTGTTGGCTTCCGGCACGATCAGGCTCAGGGAGCCGGCTTTTTCACGCAGCTTCAGCGCCTTGGCAATGTTGGCCGCGGCCTGGATCAGCGCTTCGGAACCCAGCGAGGTACCGGAGACGATCAATGGGCGCTTGGCTTCGACCAGGGTAGTGGCAATGCGTTGGGCCAGTTCCAGGGCTTCGGCATCCAGGCCTTCGACCGCAGGGGCGCTGGCGTCGATGGCGTGAGCCACGGCAAAGCCGATGCGGGCCAGGTCGTCGGGGGCGGCGTGCACGCATTCCTGGGCGACGTCGTCCAGGCGGGTTTCAGCCAGGCTGGCAATGAACAGCGGGTACATCTCATGCTGACCGATGGTCTTCACCGCAGCGTCGAGCCATGGCTGAATGCGCATGGCGTCGGCCATGGCTTCGGCCTTGCCCTTGACCGACTGGCGCAGGGACAGGGCCAGGCGCGCGGCAGTCTGGGTCAGGTCTTCGCCGAGGACGAACACGGCATCGTGATCTTCGACCTCGCGCAGGGTCGGGATTGGCAGCGGGCTGTCTTTCAGTACCTGGGCGACCAGGCGGATGCGCGCCAGCTCACCGGCTTCGATACCGGAGTAGAAGTGCTCGGCACCGACCAGTTCACGCAGGGCGTAGTTGCTTTCCAGGCTGGCGCGCGGCGAACCGATGCCGACGATGTTGCGACCGCGCAGCATATCGGCGGCTTTGTCCAGCGCCGCATCCAGGCTGAGCTTCTGACCATTGGCCAGCGCCGGCTGACGCGGACGGTCTTCGCGGTTGACATAGCCATAGCCGAAGCGGCCACGGTCGCACAGGAAGTATTGGTTGACCGAGCCGTTGTAGCGGTTCTCGATACGGCGCAGTTCGCCATAACGCTCGCCGGGGCTGATGTTGCAACCGCTCGAGCAGCCGTGGCAGATGCTCGGGGCGAATTGCATGTCCCACTTGCGGTTGTAGCGCTCGGAGTGGGTCTTGTCGGTGAACACGCCGGTAGGGCAGACCTCGGTGAGGTTGCCGGAGAACTCGCTTTCCAGCGCACCGTCTTCGACGCGGCCGAAGTAAACGTTGTCGTGGGCGCCAAACACGCCCAGGTCGGTACCGCCGGCGTAGTCTTTATAGAAGCGCACGCAACGGTAGCAGGCGATGCAGCGGTTCATCTCGTGAGCGATGAACGGGCCGAGTTCCTGGTTCTGGTGGGTACGCTTGGTGAAGCGATAACGGCGCTCGTTGTGGCCGGTCATCACGGTCATGTCTTGCAGGTGGCAGTGACCGCCTTCCTCGCACACAGGGCAGTCGTGCGGGTGGTTGGTCATCAGCCATTCGACGACGCTGGCGCGAAACACTTTCGCTTCTTCGTCATCGATGGAGATCCAGCTGCCATCGGAAGCGGGGGTCATGCAGGACATGACAATACGACCACGCTTGTCGTTTTCGTCGGTGTACTGCTTGACCGCGCACTGGCGACAAGCGCCAATGCTGCCAAGGGCGGGGTGCCAGCAGAAATACGGAATGTCGAGGCCCAGCGACAGACATGCCTGTAACAGGTTGTCTGCGCCATCGACTTCGAGCGCTTTGCCGTCTACGTGGATAGTGGCCATGGTTCAAAGTTCTTCGTTGGCCCGGTGTCAACGGGCGTGGCTAATGGAATCTTGTTATCCGTGCGAGTCAGAACAGCCGGTCAGGGCGTCATCGAACGGAAGGCGAGCGGCACGGACCACTCGCCTTTTCTTGAGCGTTATGCGCCGACGGTGATCGGACGCGCCAGACTCGGGGTGGCCGCGCTGGTAGGTGCGATGCCGGCCTCGAACTCCGGACGGAAATACTTGATGGCACTGCCCAATGGCTCCACGGCACCTGGTGCGTGAGCACAGAAGGTCTTGCCCGGGCCGAGTAAACCGACCAGACCCAGCAGGGTCTCGATATCGCCGGCTTGCCCTTCACCGTTCTCGATCGCGCGCAGCAGCTTGACGCTCCACGGCAGACCGTCACGGCACGGGGTGCAGAAGCCGCAGGATTCGCGGGCGAAGAACTCTTCCATGTTGCGCAGCAACGAGACCATGTTGACGCTGTCGTCCACCGCCATGGCCAGGCCCGTACCCATCCGGGTACCGACCTTGGCAATGCCGCCGGCGTACATCTGGGCGTCCAGGTGCTCGGGCAACAGGAAACCGGTACCGGCGCCACCTGGCTGCCAGCACTTGAGCTTGAAGCCATCACGCATGCCGCCGGCGTAGTCTTCGAACAGCTCGCGGGCGGTCACGCCGAACGGCAGCTCCCACAGGCCAGGGTTCTTGACCTTGCCGGAGAAGCCCATCAGCTTGGTGCCGTGGTCTTCACTGCCTTCGCGGGCCAGCGACTTGTACCAGTCGTTGCCGTTGCCGACGATGGCCGGCACGTTGCACAGGGTCTCGACGTTGTTCACGCAGGTCGGCTTGCCCCACACGCCAACGGCGGCAGGGAAGGGCGGCTTGGAGCGCGGGTTGGCGCGACGACCTTCGAGGGAGTTGATCAGCGCGGTCTCTTCGCCACAGATGTAGCGGCCGGCACCGGTGTGCACGAACAGCTCGAAATCGAAGCCGCTGCCCAGGATGTTCTTGCCCAGCAGGCCTGCGGCCTTGGCTTCTTCCACGGCACGGTTGAGGTGCCTGGCGGCGGTGACGTACTCGCCGCGCAGGAAGATGTAGCCACGGTAGGCTTTCAGTGCGCGGGCACTGATCAGCATGCCTTCGATCAGCAGATGGGGCAGTTGCTCCATCAGCATGCGGTCTTTCCAGGTGTTGGGCTCCATTTCATCCGCGTTGCACAGCAGGTAGCGGATGTTCATGGATTCGTCCTTGGGCATCAGGCCCCACTTCACACCAGTGGGGAAGCCAGCGCCGCCGCGGCCCTTGAGGCCGGAGTCCTTGACGGTCTGGACGATGTCGTCCTGGGACATTTGGCCGAGCGCCTTGCGCGCCGCCGCGTAACCGTCCTTGGCCTGGTACTCGTCGAGCCACACGGGCTCGCCGTCGTCACGCAGACGCCAGGTCAACGGGTGGGTTTGCGCAGTGCGCGCGATGCGGTTGGCAGGGCCGAACGAAGTCAGGGTCATACGTAGCCCTCCAGCAGTTTGGCAACGCCGGCAGGCTGTACGTCACCGAAGGTGTCGTCGTCGATCATCACGGCCGGAGCCTTGTCGCAGTTGCCCAGGCAGCAGACCGGCAGCAGGGTGAAGCGGCCGTCGGCAGTGGTCTGCCCCAGGCCGATGCCGAGCTTGCTCTGGATCTCGCTGACCACCGACTCATGGCCGCCGATGAAGCAGACCATGCTGTCGCAGACGCGAATGATGTGACGACCGACCGGCTGGCGGAAGATCTGGCTGTAGAAGGTGGCCACGCCTTCGACGTCGCTGGCCGGAATGCCAAGGATCTCGCCGATGGCGTAGAGCGCGCCGTCAGGTACCC is a window from the Pseudomonas sp. LS1212 genome containing:
- the nuoL gene encoding NADH-quinone oxidoreductase subunit L is translated as MNLIYLTFVFPLIGFLLLSFSRGRLSENLSALIGVGSVGLSAIVAAYVIWQFNVAPPEAGHYTLVLWRWMSVDGFEPNFALYVDGLSITMLGVVVGVGFLIHLFASWYMRGEAGYSRFFAYMNLFIASMLFLVLGDNLLFIYFGWEGVGLCSYLLIGFYYSNRNNGNAALKAFIVTRVGDVFMAIGLFILFQQLGTLNVQELLVKAPEHFKVGDFWIVLATLMLLGGAVGKSAQLPLQTWLADAMAGPTPVSALIHAATMVTAGVYLIARTHGLFALAPDILHLVGIVGGVTLVLAGFAALVQTDIKRILAYSTMSQIGYMFLALGVGAWEGAIFHLMTHAFFKALLFLASGSVIVACHHEQNIFKMGGLWKKLPLAYASFIVGGAALAALPLLTAGFYSKDEILWEAFASGNQGLLYAGLVGAFMTSLYTFRLIFITFHGEAKTEAHAGHGITHWLPLSVLIVLSTFVGALISPPLAGVLPQSVGHAGGEAKHSLEIASGAIAIAGILLAAMLFLGKRRFATAVANSAPGRMLSAWWFAAWGFDWIYDKLFVKPYLLIIHVLRRDPIDRSIGLIPRMAKGGHSAMSRTETGQLRWYTASIAAGAVLVLGAVVLAAI
- the nuoK gene encoding NADH-quinone oxidoreductase subunit NuoK, with translation MPAIPLEHGLAVAGILFCLGLVGLMVRRNILFVLMSLEIMMNASALAFIVAGSRWAQPDGQIMFILVISLAAAEASIGLAILLQLYRRFHTLDIDAASEMRG
- the nuoJ gene encoding NADH-quinone oxidoreductase subunit J, encoding MEFAFYFASGVAVVSTLRVITNTNPVHALLYLIISLISVAMTFFSLGAPFAGVLEVIAYAGAIMVLFVFVVMMLNLGPASAQQERAWLKPGIWAGPVFLAVLLMAELLYVLFAEPSAAGIGHTTVDAKAVGISLFGPYLLVVELASMLLLAAAVTAFHLGRAEAKE
- the nuoI gene encoding NADH-quinone oxidoreductase subunit NuoI, with protein sequence MFKYIGDIIKGTGTQLRSLVMIFGHGFRKRDTLQYPEEPVYLPPRYRGRIVLTRDPDGEERCVACNLCAVACPVGCISLQKAETDDGRWYPEFFRINFSRCIFCGLCEEACPTTAIQLTPDFEMAEFKRQDLVYEKEDLLISGPGKYPDYNFYRVAGMAVAGKPKGAAQNEAEPINVKSLLP
- the nuoH gene encoding NADH-quinone oxidoreductase subunit NuoH — encoded protein: MTWFTPEVIDVIIAVVKALVIMLAVVVCGALLSFVERRLLGWWQDRYGPNRVGPFGMFQIAADMLKMFFKEDWNPPFVDKVIFTLAPVVAMSALLIAFAIIPLTPTWGIADLNIGLLFFFAMAGLSVYAVLFAGWSSNNKYALLGSLRASAQTVSYEVFMGLALMGIVAQVGSFNMRDIVEYQAQNLWFIIPQFFGFCTFFIAGVAVTHRHPFDQPEAEQELADGYHIEYAGMKWGMFFVGEYIGIILISALLVTLFFGGWHGPFGILPQLSFVWFALKTAFFIMLFILLRASIPRPRYDQVMDFSWKFCLPLTLINLLVTAAVVLLNTPAVAAQ
- the nuoG gene encoding NADH-quinone oxidoreductase subunit NuoG, producing the protein MATIHVDGKALEVDGADNLLQACLSLGLDIPYFCWHPALGSIGACRQCAVKQYTDENDKRGRIVMSCMTPASDGSWISIDDEEAKVFRASVVEWLMTNHPHDCPVCEEGGHCHLQDMTVMTGHNERRYRFTKRTHQNQELGPFIAHEMNRCIACYRCVRFYKDYAGGTDLGVFGAHDNVYFGRVEDGALESEFSGNLTEVCPTGVFTDKTHSERYNRKWDMQFAPSICHGCSSGCNISPGERYGELRRIENRYNGSVNQYFLCDRGRFGYGYVNREDRPRQPALANGQKLSLDAALDKAADMLRGRNIVGIGSPRASLESNYALRELVGAEHFYSGIEAGELARIRLVAQVLKDSPLPIPTLREVEDHDAVFVLGEDLTQTAARLALSLRQSVKGKAEAMADAMRIQPWLDAAVKTIGQHEMYPLFIASLAETRLDDVAQECVHAAPDDLARIGFAVAHAIDASAPAVEGLDAEALELAQRIATTLVEAKRPLIVSGTSLGSEALIQAAANIAKALKLREKAGSLSLIVPEANSLGLALLGGESVDAAMQAVIDGKADAIVVLENDLYTRVDAAKVDAALNAAKVVIVADHQKTRTADRAHLVLPAASFAEADGTLVSQEGRAQRFFQVFDPTYLDASILIHEGWRWLHALRATLLNKSVDWTQLDHVTAACASSAPQLAGIVNAAPSASFRIKGLKQAREPLRYSGRTAMRANISVHEPRTTQDNDSSFAFSMEGYSGSAEPRQQVPFAWSPGWNSPQAWNKFQDEVGGHLRAGDPGTRLIESKGDKLSWFANVPRAFSPARGTWQAVPFFHLFGSEENSSRAAPVQERIPAAYVALAKSEADRLGVNDGAMLSFTIAGQTLRLPLRINEELGAGLIALPSGLAGIPPAIFGQPVEGLQEAAL
- the nuoF gene encoding NADH-quinone oxidoreductase subunit NuoF — its product is MTLTSFGPANRIARTAQTHPLTWRLRDDGEPVWLDEYQAKDGYAAARKALGQMSQDDIVQTVKDSGLKGRGGAGFPTGVKWGLMPKDESMNIRYLLCNADEMEPNTWKDRMLMEQLPHLLIEGMLISARALKAYRGYIFLRGEYVTAARHLNRAVEEAKAAGLLGKNILGSGFDFELFVHTGAGRYICGEETALINSLEGRRANPRSKPPFPAAVGVWGKPTCVNNVETLCNVPAIVGNGNDWYKSLAREGSEDHGTKLMGFSGKVKNPGLWELPFGVTARELFEDYAGGMRDGFKLKCWQPGGAGTGFLLPEHLDAQMYAGGIAKVGTRMGTGLAMAVDDSVNMVSLLRNMEEFFARESCGFCTPCRDGLPWSVKLLRAIENGEGQAGDIETLLGLVGLLGPGKTFCAHAPGAVEPLGSAIKYFRPEFEAGIAPTSAATPSLARPITVGA
- the nuoE gene encoding NADH-quinone oxidoreductase subunit NuoE, with protein sequence MNSPLIQTDRFALSETERSAIEHELHHYEDPRAASIEALKIVQKERGWVPDGALYAIGEILGIPASDVEGVATFYSQIFRQPVGRHIIRVCDSMVCFIGGHESVVSEIQSKLGIGLGQTTADGRFTLLPVCCLGNCDKAPAVMIDDDTFGDVQPAGVAKLLEGYV